In Terriglobia bacterium, the following proteins share a genomic window:
- a CDS encoding sulfatase-like hydrolase/transferase gives MRPSLPSRRAALLFLGLALLAGGCRQSQPRPPNILIITVDTLRADRVGAYGNTGGLTPNVDALAKEGIVFERGVSQVPLTWPSHAAIFTGTYPFHNGVQDFTGQPLSERFRTLAECFQAHGYATAAVVSSFVLDRSWGLARGFDSYDDSFAGQEFLEKNLGLVERPAEESVNHAISWLQAHPQKPFFLWLHLYDPHSPYNPPEPFRTQYARQPYDGEVAYADSQLGRLFAWLKQAPNNVYDNTLIVFLSDHGESLGEHGEKEHGFFVYDSTVRVPLVVKPQRSAGLAVQRVADAVETIQVGPTVLELAGVQDPIQKQFQAASLVPLLSGKPHGPERAAYSETFYPANSFGWSPLRSMQTTRYHYIEAPRQELYEHASDPAEKINVAEQNAGVAARLREQLGQLLARYPAPAAAAGGNAAGASPEVLEKLRSLGYLAYKAPAAPNAKLADPKDKLPVFQDVLQATDLIQAGNYAAARALLASVQQREPRLYLIPFLLGEAASHDAQWKEAEKQFGRAAALNPGFDQARMGLARALGLQGKTGPARELIGTLLAENPKNFRAWFLQAQIAAPSDPRASREALEKVIAIQPNFAPAYRDRGMLSMREDTYVSAAEDLSRAVAMGMHDALTYNNLGICYSRMNRLEDAAETYRRALAAEPGYAQAHLNLGFAYERMQQPDLAKKEYAEACRLDRRICALIANRK, from the coding sequence ATGCGTCCTTCGCTTCCATCCCGCCGCGCGGCTCTTCTCTTCCTGGGACTGGCCCTGCTCGCCGGCGGCTGCCGGCAAAGTCAGCCGCGGCCCCCGAACATCCTGATCATCACCGTGGACACCCTGCGCGCCGATCGCGTGGGGGCTTACGGCAACACCGGCGGGCTCACCCCCAACGTGGACGCCCTGGCGAAAGAGGGTATCGTCTTCGAGCGCGGCGTCTCCCAGGTGCCCCTCACCTGGCCCTCGCATGCCGCGATCTTTACCGGCACGTATCCCTTCCACAATGGCGTGCAGGATTTCACCGGACAGCCCCTGAGCGAGCGCTTTCGCACCCTGGCGGAATGTTTCCAGGCGCACGGCTACGCCACCGCCGCCGTGGTCAGCTCGTTCGTGCTGGACCGCAGCTGGGGCCTGGCCCGGGGATTTGACAGCTACGACGACTCCTTTGCCGGGCAGGAATTTCTGGAGAAGAACCTCGGGCTGGTGGAGCGTCCCGCCGAAGAGAGCGTGAACCACGCGATCAGCTGGCTGCAGGCGCATCCCCAGAAGCCCTTTTTCCTGTGGCTGCATCTCTACGATCCGCACAGCCCGTATAACCCCCCGGAGCCTTTCCGCACGCAATACGCCAGGCAGCCCTACGACGGAGAGGTCGCCTATGCCGACAGCCAATTGGGGCGCCTCTTTGCCTGGCTCAAGCAGGCCCCCAACAACGTCTACGACAACACCCTGATCGTCTTCCTCAGCGATCACGGGGAGTCCCTGGGAGAACACGGCGAGAAGGAGCATGGCTTCTTCGTCTACGACTCGACGGTGCGCGTGCCGCTGGTGGTGAAGCCCCAGCGCAGCGCAGGGCTGGCCGTACAGCGCGTCGCCGACGCCGTGGAGACGATTCAGGTGGGGCCGACGGTGCTGGAGCTGGCCGGCGTGCAAGACCCCATCCAGAAGCAGTTTCAGGCCGCCAGCCTCGTGCCCCTGCTTTCCGGCAAGCCCCACGGGCCGGAGCGCGCCGCCTACAGCGAGACCTTCTATCCCGCCAACTCCTTTGGCTGGAGCCCCCTGCGCAGCATGCAAACCACCCGCTATCACTACATCGAAGCGCCCCGGCAGGAGCTCTACGAACACGCCAGCGACCCGGCGGAAAAAATCAATGTTGCGGAGCAGAACGCCGGTGTGGCCGCGCGCCTGCGCGAGCAGCTCGGTCAGCTCCTGGCCCGCTACCCCGCGCCGGCGGCAGCCGCGGGCGGCAACGCCGCCGGGGCCAGCCCGGAGGTCCTGGAAAAGCTGCGCTCGCTCGGCTACCTGGCCTACAAGGCCCCCGCGGCGCCTAATGCCAAACTGGCCGACCCCAAGGACAAACTGCCCGTGTTCCAGGACGTGCTGCAGGCCACGGACCTCATCCAGGCGGGCAATTACGCGGCGGCGCGCGCGCTGCTGGCCAGCGTCCAGCAGCGCGAGCCGCGCCTCTATCTCATCCCCTTTTTGCTCGGCGAAGCCGCTTCCCACGACGCGCAATGGAAAGAGGCCGAAAAGCAGTTCGGGCGGGCGGCCGCGCTCAATCCGGGCTTCGACCAGGCCCGCATGGGGCTGGCGCGCGCGCTGGGGCTGCAGGGCAAAACGGGGCCGGCGCGAGAGCTGATCGGCACCCTGCTGGCGGAAAACCCCAAGAACTTCCGGGCGTGGTTTCTGCAGGCGCAAATTGCCGCCCCGAGCGACCCGCGCGCCAGCCGCGAAGCGCTGGAAAAGGTGATTGCCATCCAGCCCAACTTCGCTCCGGCCTACCGCGACCGCGGCATGCTCTCCATGCGCGAGGACACCTACGTGAGCGCCGCCGAGGACCTCTCCCGCGCCGTGGCCATGGGCATGCACGACGCGCTCACCTACAACAACCTGGGCATCTGCTACAGCCGCATGAACCGCCTGGAAGACGCGGCGGAAACATATCGCCGCGCGCTGGCGGCGGAGCCGGGCTACGCCCAGGCCCACCTCAACCTGGGTTTCGCCTACGAGCGCATGCAGCAGCCGGACCTGGCCAAAAAAGAATACGCCGAAGCCTGCCGCCTCGACCGCCGCATCTGCGCCCTCATCGCCAACCGCAAGTAG
- a CDS encoding tetratricopeptide repeat protein, whose protein sequence is MFLLSAGVLHAQEEGNIAGQIHLENRQWPDQPIRITLEGRGAVVDTGYSDAEGHFGFSGLLPNTYYVVIETEGYQPVRLPVNVNPLQMPTNFVRVVLRPKPAERPRGAPEGSGGANGDLVDVADLAKKYPPGVLKEFEAGKKADERGDAAAAVEHYQAVLRLAPDFYPAHNNLGIRYLQKGDAKAAEEEFRRVLELNANSVQAYFNLGNVLYLTRRNEEARHTLEEGLRRAPSSALGRYLHGSVLARLGELQPAEQELKTARELDPKMPQVLLALAALYLQAGRQSEAAAEFEAFLKQFSKDPAAPKVRDALARLKHSSTP, encoded by the coding sequence TTGTTCCTTCTTTCTGCTGGAGTACTGCACGCCCAGGAAGAGGGCAATATCGCCGGCCAGATTCACCTGGAGAATAGGCAGTGGCCGGACCAGCCCATTCGAATCACACTCGAGGGCCGCGGAGCGGTCGTGGACACCGGTTACTCCGACGCTGAAGGGCACTTTGGCTTCTCCGGCCTGCTTCCCAATACCTACTACGTGGTCATCGAAACGGAGGGGTATCAGCCGGTTCGCCTTCCGGTCAACGTGAATCCTCTGCAAATGCCAACGAACTTCGTGCGCGTGGTCCTGCGTCCCAAACCCGCGGAGAGGCCGCGCGGCGCGCCTGAGGGTTCTGGCGGCGCGAACGGGGATCTCGTGGATGTCGCCGATCTCGCCAAGAAATATCCGCCGGGTGTGCTGAAGGAGTTTGAAGCGGGGAAGAAAGCCGACGAGCGCGGGGATGCGGCGGCGGCGGTCGAGCATTACCAGGCGGTGCTGCGCCTGGCTCCGGATTTCTATCCTGCGCACAACAACCTGGGGATCCGCTACCTGCAGAAGGGCGACGCCAAGGCGGCGGAAGAGGAGTTCCGGCGGGTGCTGGAACTGAACGCCAACAGCGTGCAGGCGTATTTCAATCTGGGCAACGTGCTGTACCTCACGCGGCGCAACGAGGAGGCCCGGCACACGCTGGAAGAGGGCCTGCGCAGAGCTCCTTCCTCCGCGCTGGGACGGTACCTCCACGGCTCGGTGCTGGCCCGGCTGGGCGAGTTGCAGCCCGCGGAGCAAGAGCTGAAGACCGCGCGCGAGCTGGACCCGAAGATGCCGCAGGTGCTGCTGGCGCTCGCCGCACTCTATTTGCAGGCCGGGCGGCAGAGCGAAGCCGCTGCCGAATTCGAAGCCTTTCTCAAGCAGTTTTCGAAAGATCCCGCCGCGCCGAAGGTGCGCGACGCCCTGGCCAGGCTGAAGCATTCCTCAACGCCATAG
- a CDS encoding TonB-dependent receptor has translation MKSFHRNVLASFCLLFALFAIAVMPASAQVQNGIFTGTVMDPQGAAVVSADVSITNVGTNATTDVKTNAEGLYRATEMPVGTYKITVSAAGFKKSAKSGLYLGAGLIARVDFTLELGAQTETVTVEAGAVMVQTEDSRLSTTIGASQVSNLPLNGRNVFDLITLAPGAVDATGVSFENGHSTVVNGLRPNFNGFMINGSSDKGLSGGVNTTPNADMVQEIQELTLNMSAQYGNSAGAGVNVVTKSGSNDLHGSAYEFLRNDKLDANDFFRNASPDPEVNGKPSKLRYNQFGVTATGPIWKDHLFFTASYQGDRFTTAAAPIPVISETPEWRAAVISALPNSVAATIYQNFPTTSAGNYGGPDSTTVAGYVGNFGPMMCPANFPAGFTNLPTGSFPYMFGITAAEQTWLTGQHQTGVDINNNPIYADNCSTYGYNGTPPPLQAGAIDRNTPFLNDNVVLFGSQSQGNLFNGNEWSTRIDWLRKNDRVFGEYLWVHSSDSFGPVNASSSIHGFRNPQTIHSPNLQLSWVHTFSPNWINEARAGYSLGRNDLTTATPGVPAIGFDDGTAGFGSYNGYPQFFHENIYTYGDMMSFQRGKHSIKVGVDFRRNIENSEFNVARPSYYFFDQIYFAAQAPYGMAAGVDPGFVSNQPAQLASNIRHWRNLEMGAFIQDDWKVSRKLTINVGLRYDLYTRHTEKDGKVTTFIPGPGCLTPANGYCADWISNANIPAGQAGCDTATQLARNVLAGVCGPGGFAVASSLGGADHNNFGPRAGFAYDPWGNGKTAFRGGFGVSYEGTLYNPLSNSRWNPPFYSFNGVNNALGGDVNAVVFGPTAACDGVTVTAFCPAGSIAGVAACDPVTTACAPSGAPVTFTGAGANPGIGQGSQAAGNIQGYNAWNSNFANLTGIVFPQGIRDPYVLNYYFGIQREILPKTTLEVNYVGTQGHKLFRAEQANRLPGIRLPAGTTAVDQFGRTLTGLGSRFLNPNYGRLRVWENVSKSWYSGLQVAVRHQVTRGFAFNLNYAWSHSIDTGSDWHSGATSANGAAAGDGYSLDPTKPMLDKGNSTFDVRHRLSFNYVYEIPYMKEQKGFAGHLLGGWQYQGIWAFQSGAHFTPYCASGNACDFNYDGERNDRPNVGPGGSSMSVSREQWANGWFNVPGSPYSCGWYSLGAVQGADGTCSSGGVAFFGTPCRACDGNLGRNTFTGPGIFNTDQSLFKNIRITERFNMQFRFEVFNALNRANFKLPSSSTGANFANRITAFNFGQSAGEMTPRLMQFALKLLW, from the coding sequence ATGAAGTCGTTCCACCGCAATGTGCTGGCCAGTTTCTGCTTGCTCTTCGCGCTATTCGCAATCGCCGTCATGCCTGCCTCGGCGCAGGTACAGAACGGCATCTTCACGGGCACGGTCATGGACCCACAGGGCGCGGCAGTGGTGTCGGCCGATGTGTCCATTACCAACGTGGGCACCAACGCCACGACGGATGTAAAGACGAATGCGGAAGGTCTGTACCGCGCTACGGAAATGCCCGTCGGTACGTACAAGATTACCGTGTCTGCCGCGGGCTTCAAGAAATCCGCGAAGTCCGGGCTGTATCTCGGCGCGGGCCTCATCGCGCGCGTGGACTTCACACTGGAGCTCGGCGCGCAGACGGAAACGGTTACCGTCGAGGCCGGCGCGGTGATGGTGCAGACCGAAGACTCGCGGTTGTCCACCACGATCGGAGCGAGCCAGGTTTCCAACCTTCCCCTGAACGGCCGCAACGTTTTTGACCTGATCACCCTGGCGCCTGGCGCCGTGGATGCGACCGGCGTTTCCTTCGAGAACGGCCACAGCACGGTGGTCAACGGGCTGCGCCCGAACTTCAACGGATTCATGATCAATGGCTCCTCGGACAAGGGCTTGAGCGGCGGCGTCAACACCACGCCGAACGCCGACATGGTCCAGGAGATCCAGGAACTGACGCTGAATATGTCCGCGCAGTACGGCAACAGCGCCGGGGCCGGCGTCAACGTGGTCACCAAGTCCGGCAGCAACGATCTCCATGGCAGCGCGTACGAATTTCTACGCAATGACAAACTGGACGCCAACGATTTCTTCCGCAACGCCTCGCCGGATCCGGAAGTGAACGGCAAGCCGTCGAAGCTGCGTTACAACCAGTTTGGCGTTACCGCCACCGGACCGATCTGGAAGGATCACCTCTTCTTCACCGCGTCTTATCAGGGTGATCGTTTCACGACGGCCGCCGCGCCGATCCCGGTAATCTCCGAGACGCCCGAGTGGCGCGCCGCGGTTATCAGCGCCCTGCCGAATTCGGTGGCCGCGACGATCTATCAGAACTTCCCGACGACGAGTGCGGGGAATTATGGCGGCCCAGACAGCACGACAGTGGCAGGCTACGTGGGTAACTTCGGTCCTATGATGTGCCCGGCCAACTTCCCGGCGGGATTTACGAATCTGCCCACCGGCTCGTTCCCCTATATGTTCGGGATAACTGCGGCCGAGCAGACGTGGCTGACCGGGCAGCACCAAACTGGCGTTGATATCAACAACAATCCTATATATGCCGACAATTGCTCCACATACGGCTATAATGGGACTCCTCCGCCGCTACAGGCCGGAGCGATCGACCGCAACACGCCGTTCCTCAACGACAACGTCGTGCTCTTCGGGTCGCAGAGCCAGGGCAATCTCTTCAACGGCAACGAGTGGTCCACGCGCATTGACTGGCTGCGCAAGAACGACCGCGTCTTCGGCGAGTACCTGTGGGTCCATTCCTCCGATTCCTTCGGCCCGGTTAACGCCAGCAGCAGCATTCACGGCTTCCGGAACCCGCAAACCATCCACTCCCCGAACCTGCAGTTGAGCTGGGTGCATACCTTCAGCCCGAACTGGATCAACGAGGCGCGCGCGGGCTATTCCCTGGGCCGCAACGACCTTACAACCGCGACTCCGGGCGTTCCGGCAATCGGTTTCGACGACGGCACGGCCGGCTTCGGCTCCTACAACGGCTACCCGCAGTTCTTCCACGAGAACATCTATACCTACGGGGATATGATGTCCTTCCAGAGGGGCAAGCACAGCATCAAGGTCGGCGTGGACTTCCGGCGCAACATCGAGAACAGCGAATTCAACGTCGCCCGGCCGTCCTACTACTTCTTCGACCAGATCTACTTTGCGGCGCAAGCGCCGTATGGCATGGCCGCCGGCGTGGACCCGGGCTTTGTCTCCAACCAACCCGCGCAACTCGCCAGCAACATCCGGCACTGGCGCAACCTGGAAATGGGCGCCTTTATCCAGGACGACTGGAAGGTGAGCCGCAAACTGACCATCAACGTGGGTCTCCGCTATGACCTCTACACGCGGCACACGGAGAAAGACGGCAAGGTGACGACGTTCATTCCGGGGCCGGGCTGTTTGACGCCCGCCAACGGCTACTGCGCGGACTGGATCTCCAACGCCAACATCCCGGCGGGACAGGCGGGTTGCGATACGGCGACGCAGTTGGCCAGGAACGTTCTGGCCGGAGTCTGCGGGCCGGGCGGCTTCGCGGTCGCCAGCAGCCTGGGCGGTGCGGACCACAACAACTTCGGGCCGCGCGCCGGCTTTGCCTACGATCCGTGGGGCAACGGCAAGACAGCCTTCCGCGGCGGCTTCGGAGTGTCGTACGAGGGCACGTTATATAACCCGCTCTCGAACTCCCGCTGGAACCCGCCGTTCTATTCCTTCAACGGGGTTAACAATGCGCTCGGCGGAGATGTGAACGCGGTGGTTTTCGGGCCGACCGCGGCGTGTGATGGAGTCACGGTCACCGCTTTCTGTCCCGCCGGCTCAATTGCCGGGGTGGCGGCATGCGATCCTGTGACCACAGCTTGCGCGCCCAGCGGAGCTCCGGTGACGTTTACCGGGGCGGGAGCCAATCCCGGCATCGGGCAAGGATCGCAGGCTGCGGGGAACATCCAGGGGTACAACGCCTGGAACAGCAACTTCGCGAACCTGACGGGCATCGTTTTCCCACAGGGCATCCGGGATCCCTATGTGCTGAATTATTACTTCGGGATTCAGCGGGAAATCCTGCCCAAGACGACCCTGGAAGTGAACTACGTCGGCACGCAGGGGCATAAGCTCTTCCGCGCCGAGCAGGCTAACCGCCTGCCGGGTATCCGTCTCCCTGCCGGGACCACTGCGGTGGACCAGTTCGGCCGTACGCTCACCGGACTTGGTAGCCGCTTCCTAAACCCCAACTACGGGCGCCTGCGCGTCTGGGAGAACGTCAGCAAGTCGTGGTACAGCGGGTTGCAGGTCGCGGTGCGCCATCAGGTGACCCGCGGGTTCGCGTTTAACCTGAACTACGCGTGGAGCCACTCGATTGACACCGGCTCGGACTGGCACAGTGGCGCGACATCGGCCAATGGTGCGGCCGCAGGCGATGGCTACTCCCTGGATCCGACCAAGCCCATGCTGGATAAGGGCAACTCCACGTTCGACGTCCGGCACCGGCTGAGCTTCAACTACGTGTACGAGATTCCGTACATGAAGGAACAGAAGGGTTTCGCAGGGCACCTCCTGGGCGGCTGGCAGTACCAGGGCATCTGGGCGTTCCAGTCGGGTGCGCACTTTACTCCATATTGCGCCTCCGGCAACGCATGTGATTTCAACTATGACGGCGAACGCAACGACCGGCCCAATGTAGGACCTGGCGGGAGCAGCATGAGCGTCAGCAGGGAACAGTGGGCCAACGGGTGGTTCAACGTGCCCGGGTCACCCTACAGCTGCGGATGGTATTCGCTCGGAGCCGTGCAGGGTGCGGACGGAACATGCAGTAGCGGCGGGGTAGCTTTCTTTGGCACGCCCTGCAGGGCGTGCGACGGCAACCTGGGCCGGAACACGTTCACGGGGCCTGGGATTTTCAACACCGACCAGTCCCTGTTCAAGAACATCCGGATCACGGAGCGGTTCAACATGCAGTTCCGCTTCGAGGTCTTCAACGCCCTCAACCGCGCCAACTTCAAGCTGCCCAGCAGCTCGACCGGCGCGAACTTTGCCAACCGCATTACCGCTTTCAACTTCGGCCAGTCGGCTGGGGAAATGACTCCCCGGTTGATGCAGTTCGCGCTGAAGCTGCTCTGGTAA
- a CDS encoding CRTAC1 family protein, whose protein sequence is MEWRTGRTSGGAAGSRVLPAVLLCGLLALLLPVATVRAQRGLPAAAIFTDVTRAAGIDFHLTCGSREKLYIMDSMCGGVAVFDYDNDGWPDIFLVNGATLEELKTGKSPASKLYHNNHDGTFTDVTEKAGLAHRGWCFGAAVGDYDNDGWDDLYITCLTGSFLYKNNGDGTFRDVTAQAGVGNAGRWGTSAAFGDYDRDGFLDLYVANYVDLDLNNLPKFGSTPFCQYRGIPVSCGPRGLAGSRDRLYHNNGDGTFTDVTEKMGIDKESHYGLGVIWADYDGDGWPDVYVANDSSPSLLYHNNEGKSFTETGLTAGVALSSDGREQAGMGVDFGDYDNDGWPDLVKTNFSDDANNLYHNNGDGTFDDQAGAAGFGAVSIPFLAFGVRFLDYDNDGWKDIFVADGHVNPQVDEHALGITYAQRPLLFHNLGKGRFEEIGLRAGPALRQRRVSRGLAVADFNNDGALGALLSNLDAGPTLLRNAVKPRGHWLRLKLIGTKSNRDAYGARVEVLAGGLKQMDEVRANSSFLSASDARLHFGLGAATSVEQVLIHWPSGLVEKMTTLPVDREVVIREGAGGAAASGPKQE, encoded by the coding sequence GTGGAATGGCGTACCGGCCGAACTAGCGGGGGCGCAGCGGGCTCGAGGGTGCTGCCTGCGGTGTTGTTGTGCGGGCTGCTGGCGTTGCTGCTGCCGGTGGCCACGGTGCGGGCACAGCGGGGCCTGCCCGCGGCGGCGATTTTCACGGATGTGACCCGCGCCGCCGGCATCGATTTCCACCTGACCTGCGGCAGCCGGGAAAAGCTGTACATCATGGATTCGATGTGCGGGGGCGTCGCCGTCTTTGATTACGACAACGACGGGTGGCCGGATATTTTCCTGGTGAATGGCGCGACGCTGGAGGAGCTGAAAACGGGGAAGAGCCCGGCGAGCAAGCTCTATCACAACAATCATGACGGTACGTTCACGGACGTGACGGAGAAAGCCGGCCTCGCGCACCGCGGGTGGTGCTTCGGAGCGGCAGTGGGGGATTACGACAACGACGGGTGGGATGACCTGTACATCACCTGCCTCACGGGCTCCTTCCTGTACAAAAACAATGGCGACGGAACGTTTCGCGACGTCACGGCGCAGGCCGGGGTGGGCAACGCGGGACGCTGGGGCACCAGCGCGGCCTTCGGCGACTACGACCGCGACGGCTTCCTGGACCTCTACGTGGCCAACTATGTAGATCTCGACTTGAACAACCTGCCGAAATTCGGGAGCACACCCTTTTGCCAGTACCGCGGCATCCCGGTCTCCTGCGGGCCGCGCGGGCTGGCGGGTTCCCGCGACCGGCTGTACCACAATAACGGCGACGGCACGTTCACCGACGTCACCGAAAAGATGGGCATCGACAAGGAGTCGCACTACGGCCTGGGCGTAATCTGGGCGGACTACGACGGCGACGGCTGGCCCGACGTATACGTGGCCAACGATTCCTCGCCGAGCCTGCTGTACCACAACAACGAAGGGAAATCGTTCACGGAGACGGGCCTGACGGCGGGGGTGGCGCTGAGCAGCGACGGGCGCGAGCAGGCCGGGATGGGCGTGGACTTCGGGGACTACGACAACGACGGCTGGCCGGACCTGGTCAAGACCAATTTCTCCGACGACGCCAACAACCTCTATCACAACAATGGCGACGGCACGTTTGACGACCAGGCCGGAGCGGCTGGTTTTGGCGCGGTGAGCATCCCGTTTCTCGCCTTCGGCGTGCGCTTCCTGGATTACGACAACGACGGCTGGAAAGATATTTTCGTCGCCGACGGGCACGTGAATCCGCAGGTGGATGAGCACGCTTTGGGGATCACTTACGCGCAGCGCCCGCTGCTGTTCCACAATTTGGGCAAGGGGCGCTTCGAGGAGATCGGGCTGCGGGCGGGGCCGGCGCTGCGGCAGCGGCGCGTCAGCCGGGGTCTGGCGGTTGCCGACTTTAATAATGATGGCGCGCTGGGAGCGCTGCTCTCCAATCTCGACGCCGGGCCGACGCTGCTGCGCAACGCCGTGAAGCCGCGGGGGCACTGGCTGCGGCTGAAGCTGATCGGGACGAAGTCCAACCGGGATGCGTACGGCGCGCGGGTGGAAGTGCTGGCCGGCGGACTGAAGCAAATGGATGAGGTGCGCGCCAACAGCAGTTTCCTTTCGGCGAGCGACGCGCGGCTGCACTTCGGACTGGGCGCGGCCACGAGCGTGGAACAGGTGCTGATCCACTGGCCCTCCGGGCTGGTGGAGAAGATGACGACACTGCCGGTGGATCGGGAAGTGGTGATCCGCGAAGGTGCGGGTGGAGCTGCGGCCAGCGGGCCAAAGCAGGAATAG
- a CDS encoding tetratricopeptide repeat protein yields MRTSSPATGWSHATARLLFAPTLVLLLASFFPALFWATAKRSTAQAPSGSAELALRGARQAMEQGDFAAAARGFEEVRREAPEVKETWGSLALCYLRLGEKARALDVAREAAARWPEDGETRHLLGFLYFQTGQAEPAIRELSRAAKLLPNRHEPQMDLALAYLSVKQYGPAADALEAVIRLQPELALPRILLGRAYQNSNRTLLGIREFQKALAIDPKIPLGHYHLGYAYESLGRNAEAIVEFRKELAQHEGNSEVFYRLGRALLDSGQAKEALVELRRALRAEPNNADAQFALGNALLDLEQTQESIEALRRAAALNPEDPRPYFLLARAYGKLQKREEAAKALQQFAELKKRQGVTGGMAYRPN; encoded by the coding sequence ATGCGGACGAGTTCCCCAGCCACGGGATGGAGTCACGCGACAGCGCGGCTGTTGTTCGCGCCGACGCTCGTCCTGCTGCTCGCTTCTTTCTTCCCTGCATTGTTCTGGGCGACCGCAAAGCGCTCAACCGCGCAGGCCCCTTCCGGTTCGGCGGAGCTGGCGCTGCGGGGGGCGCGGCAGGCGATGGAGCAGGGCGACTTCGCCGCGGCGGCGCGGGGCTTCGAAGAGGTGCGGCGGGAAGCGCCGGAGGTGAAGGAGACGTGGGGCAGCCTGGCGCTGTGCTACCTGCGTCTGGGAGAGAAGGCCCGCGCGCTGGACGTGGCGCGGGAGGCGGCGGCGCGCTGGCCGGAGGACGGAGAGACGCGGCACCTGCTGGGCTTCCTCTATTTTCAGACAGGCCAGGCGGAGCCGGCCATCCGGGAACTTTCGCGCGCCGCAAAGCTGCTGCCGAATCGCCACGAGCCGCAGATGGATCTGGCGCTGGCCTATCTGAGCGTGAAGCAGTACGGGCCTGCAGCCGACGCGCTGGAAGCGGTGATCCGGCTGCAGCCGGAACTGGCGCTGCCGCGCATTCTGCTGGGGCGGGCCTACCAGAACAGCAATCGCACGCTGCTGGGGATTCGCGAATTCCAGAAGGCGCTGGCGATCGATCCGAAAATTCCGCTGGGCCACTACCATCTGGGTTACGCCTACGAGAGCCTGGGCCGCAATGCGGAAGCGATTGTGGAGTTTCGCAAGGAACTGGCGCAGCACGAGGGCAACAGCGAAGTGTTCTACCGGCTGGGACGCGCTTTGCTGGATTCCGGGCAGGCGAAGGAGGCGCTGGTGGAGCTGCGCCGGGCGCTGCGGGCGGAGCCCAACAATGCCGATGCGCAATTTGCGCTGGGCAATGCCCTGCTGGATCTGGAACAGACGCAGGAGTCGATCGAAGCGCTGCGCCGGGCCGCGGCCTTGAACCCGGAGGACCCGCGCCCGTATTTCCTGCTGGCGCGGGCCTACGGCAAGCTGCAGAAGCGGGAAGAAGCCGCGAAGGCGCTGCAGCAGTTCGCGGAACTCAAGAAGCGTCAGGGGGTCACGGGTGGAATGGCGTACCGGCCGAACTAG